The following proteins are encoded in a genomic region of Streptococcus constellatus subsp. constellatus:
- a CDS encoding DUF1934 domain-containing protein: protein MKIRIKNQIQFDEQVEQIDQTYDGEWQKKGAYHYLRFENEENENVVLKFQDEELVMTRFSTPKSLMRFIKGGEALIGIPTPVGIQQFITKTSHYQVDLKKQTLELHYQLRTPDGGRTFADYQMEISWR from the coding sequence GTGAAGATTAGAATCAAAAATCAGATACAGTTTGATGAACAAGTAGAACAAATTGATCAAACTTATGACGGAGAATGGCAGAAAAAGGGAGCTTATCATTACTTGCGTTTTGAAAATGAAGAGAATGAAAATGTTGTTTTGAAGTTTCAGGATGAAGAACTAGTCATGACACGCTTCTCTACTCCTAAATCTTTGATGCGGTTTATCAAAGGAGGAGAAGCTTTGATTGGAATTCCCACACCGGTCGGCATACAACAATTTATCACAAAAACAAGTCATTACCAGGTTGATTTGAAAAAGCAGACACTTGAACTGCATTATCAATTGAGAACACCTGATGGCGGTCGAACTTTTGCGGATTATCAAATGGAAATTTCGTGGAGGTAG
- a CDS encoding HD domain-containing protein, with protein sequence MIEKVFRDPVHNYIHVDHQVIYDLINTKEFQRLRRIKQLGTSGYTFHGGEHSRFSHCLGAYEISRRITKIFNEKYPEVWNRHESLLVMATALLHDVGHGAYSHTFERLFDTDHEEITRQIITSPETEINQVLVQVSPDFPEKVASVINHTYPNKQVVQLISSQIDVDRMDYLLRDSYYTGASYGQFDLTRILRVICPVKNGIAFKRNGMHAVEDYVVSRYQMYMQVYFHPASRAMEVLLQNLLKRAKFLYEKQKDYFLLSSPNLIPFFEKRVTLKDYLALDDGVMNTYFQVWMTSPDTILSDLAQRFINRKVFKSIIFSEKNEKYLNIMRNLVAEVGFNPDYYTAIHRNFDLPYDFYRPHVENPRTQIEIVQKDGNLAELSTLSPIVESLAGTRHGDNRFYFPKEMLKDAGLFSENSKTFLSYIKNDQFIYGEAHKHEY encoded by the coding sequence ATGATTGAAAAAGTATTTCGTGATCCCGTGCACAATTACATTCATGTAGATCACCAAGTCATCTATGATTTAATAAACACTAAAGAATTTCAACGACTGCGCCGCATTAAACAGCTGGGAACTTCTGGCTATACTTTTCATGGAGGCGAACACAGCCGTTTTTCACATTGTCTTGGAGCCTACGAAATTTCCAGACGCATCACAAAGATTTTTAACGAAAAATATCCAGAAGTTTGGAATCGTCATGAAAGTCTCTTAGTCATGGCAACAGCCCTCTTGCACGATGTAGGTCACGGCGCTTATTCACATACTTTCGAGCGTTTATTTGATACCGACCATGAAGAAATTACACGCCAGATTATCACGAGCCCTGAAACAGAGATTAACCAAGTGCTGGTTCAAGTTTCACCTGATTTTCCAGAAAAAGTAGCCAGTGTTATCAACCATACTTATCCTAATAAACAGGTTGTTCAGTTGATTTCCAGTCAAATCGATGTGGATCGTATGGATTATCTCTTGCGAGATTCCTACTATACAGGTGCTTCTTATGGACAATTTGACTTAACACGGATTTTGCGCGTTATTTGTCCTGTCAAAAATGGCATTGCTTTTAAGCGCAACGGCATGCATGCTGTAGAAGATTATGTCGTCAGTCGTTATCAAATGTATATGCAGGTCTATTTCCATCCAGCTAGTCGTGCGATGGAGGTACTCTTACAGAATTTACTCAAACGAGCTAAATTTCTCTATGAAAAGCAGAAAGACTATTTTTTGCTTTCTTCTCCCAACCTTATTCCTTTCTTTGAAAAAAGAGTGACTTTGAAAGATTATTTAGCATTGGATGACGGTGTGATGAACACCTATTTCCAAGTTTGGATGACGAGTCCTGATACGATTTTATCTGATTTAGCACAGCGTTTCATCAACCGTAAGGTCTTTAAATCCATTATTTTCTCTGAAAAAAATGAAAAATATCTGAATATCATGCGGAATTTAGTTGCAGAAGTCGGCTTTAACCCTGACTACTACACGGCCATTCATCGTAATTTTGACTTGCCGTATGATTTCTATCGACCACATGTAGAAAATCCGCGAACGCAGATTGAAATTGTGCAAAAAGATGGCAATCTTGCTGAATTATCCACTTTGTCGCCCATTGTTGAATCGTTAGCAGGCACAAGACATGGAGACAATCGTTTCTATTTCCCAAAAGAGATGCTGAAAGATGCTGGACTTTTTAGCGAAAATAGCAAAACTTTCTTGTCGTATATCAAAAATGACCAATTTATCTATGGAGAAGCACACAAACATGAGTATTAA
- the yidA gene encoding sugar-phosphatase, with product MSIKLVAVDIDGTLLNTKREVTPEVFSAVQDAKAAGVKIVIATGRPIPGVRTLLEELHLNEPGNYVITFNGGLVQDTVTGEEYIKEPLSYEDYLDIECLSRKLGVHMHAITKDGIYTANRNIGKYTVYEAGLVNMPVYYRTPEEMIDKEIVKIMYIDEPEILDQAITKLPKELYDKYTLVKSAPFYLEIVKKTVNKGAAVVHLAEKLGLTKEETMAIGDEENDRSMLEVVGNPVVMENGTDELKKIAKYITKSNDESGVAYAIREWVLN from the coding sequence ATGAGTATTAAACTAGTTGCCGTTGATATTGACGGAACCTTATTAAACACCAAAAGAGAAGTCACACCAGAAGTTTTTTCTGCTGTACAAGATGCCAAAGCTGCTGGAGTAAAGATTGTCATTGCAACCGGACGCCCCATTCCAGGAGTGAGAACTTTGCTCGAAGAATTACATCTAAATGAGCCAGGTAATTATGTCATTACCTTCAATGGCGGGCTGGTTCAAGATACAGTCACAGGGGAAGAATATATCAAAGAACCCCTGTCTTATGAGGATTATCTGGACATCGAATGCCTCAGCCGCAAGCTAGGAGTTCATATGCACGCTATCACCAAGGACGGCATTTATACTGCTAACCGTAACATTGGAAAATATACTGTTTACGAAGCTGGGTTAGTTAATATGCCAGTCTACTACCGCACTCCAGAGGAAATGATAGATAAAGAAATCGTTAAAATCATGTATATTGACGAACCAGAAATTTTGGATCAAGCAATCACGAAACTTCCTAAAGAATTGTACGATAAATACACACTCGTAAAATCTGCACCTTTTTACTTAGAAATTGTCAAAAAAACTGTCAACAAAGGAGCTGCAGTCGTGCATCTAGCAGAAAAATTAGGATTGACAAAAGAGGAGACTATGGCGATTGGTGACGAAGAAAATGATCGTTCTATGCTAGAAGTCGTTGGAAATCCTGTTGTAATGGAAAATGGGACTGATGAACTGAAAAAAATCGCCAAATACATTACCAAATCAAATGACGAATCAGGCGTTGCATACGCTATTAGAGAGTGGGTTTTAAACTAA